One window of the Labilibaculum sp. genome contains the following:
- a CDS encoding ABC transporter permease — protein MLWYKLKLSFRSLAKDKLNSIINIFGLAVGMAAVILISIYVQHELSYDKFNTKQERIYKLISLLNNAGEKLTPYEIGLRLTNENFASQIPEIEEITQLYRGFTQNAKVNDQHFNGIRCHYVDTNFYKVFTLEPISGQSTNLFSNPNGVVINASTAEKLFGTTNAAGKELKMFGRLLTVNAVVKDLPLTSHYDFDMLLPFSGYPQHAGHQSLEYYTYILVKQGVDRNSTIKKIEDKYTQMLDDGFGEYGEETGAYLQRLSDIHLRSNYQQDLKPGGNINTIYIHILLAFLILIIAIINFINIITVQYDSKLNQIGIKKAIGAERIDLIKDFLGRTTLMAAVALLFGVILAEVLMPFFGRLMNRELPIDYLSNPLLFTGLPVMALFVGLISGLYPAITITRYTPASIIKGKLPGNHDTNLLSRILVIFQFSASIVLISAVIISQQQIDYMKNADLGFEPEQVIAITNLSDAQKQAYSSIRQELLKIPQISSVGASLHLPGGGGSGQIFRLYGTDIKNTKDYNEYRVRPGYFKTLGIQFVEGNTFTESQVENCKGIILNEAAVKYLNVDDPLGRIVWFHQDKYEIQGIVKDFHYTSLREKIAPLMFSCFSDNWGIRYVLIKVKTNNTTDLLNQIKETFKKVDTERVNFHLFIDDVCRDRYQQEERSQILTGYSSALSIILALLGLYSLTLFMVQKRTKEIGIRKVTGASISQISLLLFSNFIKWIAIAFAISIPVSYYMMQHWLEQFAYHIAIGPLPFVFAGLLTAIFALLVVGGQTWKAANQNPVDSLRSE, from the coding sequence ATGCTTTGGTACAAACTTAAACTCTCTTTCAGGAGTCTGGCAAAAGACAAACTCAATTCCATTATCAACATTTTTGGACTTGCTGTTGGAATGGCTGCCGTAATTCTTATTTCTATTTACGTTCAGCACGAATTGAGCTACGATAAATTCAACACAAAACAGGAACGGATTTACAAGTTAATTTCATTACTTAATAATGCCGGAGAAAAGTTAACTCCATATGAAATCGGCCTGCGTTTAACCAATGAAAACTTCGCCTCTCAAATACCAGAAATAGAAGAAATTACTCAATTATACAGAGGGTTCACACAAAATGCAAAAGTAAACGATCAACATTTCAACGGAATTCGCTGCCACTACGTAGATACCAATTTTTATAAGGTATTTACACTGGAACCAATCTCCGGACAATCAACCAATCTGTTTTCCAATCCTAATGGTGTAGTCATAAATGCTTCAACAGCAGAAAAATTATTTGGAACTACCAATGCTGCAGGCAAAGAATTGAAAATGTTTGGCAGATTATTAACAGTAAACGCTGTTGTAAAAGACCTTCCACTTACCTCTCATTACGATTTCGACATGCTTTTGCCATTTTCGGGCTATCCACAACATGCTGGTCATCAAAGTCTGGAATACTACACGTATATTTTAGTAAAACAAGGAGTTGATCGTAATTCAACAATTAAGAAAATTGAAGATAAATATACCCAGATGCTTGATGATGGATTTGGTGAATATGGTGAGGAAACAGGAGCTTACCTCCAAAGACTAAGTGATATTCATCTAAGATCAAACTATCAGCAAGATTTAAAACCTGGTGGGAATATCAATACCATTTACATACATATTCTTCTGGCTTTTTTAATTTTGATCATCGCCATAATTAATTTCATCAATATTATTACCGTTCAATACGATAGCAAACTGAACCAAATTGGTATCAAAAAAGCAATTGGTGCAGAGCGTATTGATTTAATTAAAGATTTTTTAGGAAGAACCACTCTAATGGCTGCCGTTGCACTTCTATTTGGGGTAATACTAGCAGAAGTTTTAATGCCCTTTTTTGGTCGTTTAATGAATAGAGAATTGCCTATTGATTATCTATCAAATCCCCTTCTATTTACAGGTCTTCCTGTTATGGCTTTATTTGTTGGACTCATTTCAGGCTTGTATCCGGCCATCACAATCACCCGATATACACCAGCTTCCATCATTAAAGGAAAGTTGCCAGGCAATCACGACACCAATTTGCTGTCTCGAATTCTGGTTATTTTTCAGTTTTCAGCTTCTATTGTTTTGATTTCAGCTGTTATCATTTCTCAGCAACAGATCGACTACATGAAAAATGCTGATTTGGGTTTCGAACCGGAACAAGTAATTGCAATCACCAATTTAAGTGATGCACAAAAACAAGCTTATTCTTCTATCAGGCAAGAACTTTTAAAAATACCTCAAATCTCTTCTGTAGGTGCCAGTCTTCATCTTCCTGGCGGTGGTGGTAGTGGTCAAATATTTCGGCTTTACGGAACCGATATTAAAAACACAAAAGATTATAATGAATATCGCGTAAGGCCAGGTTACTTTAAAACTTTAGGGATACAATTTGTAGAAGGAAACACATTTACCGAAAGTCAGGTTGAAAACTGCAAAGGAATTATTCTGAATGAAGCTGCTGTTAAATATCTTAATGTTGATGACCCTTTGGGGAGAATCGTGTGGTTTCATCAGGATAAATATGAAATTCAAGGCATTGTTAAAGATTTTCATTACACTTCATTACGAGAAAAAATTGCCCCATTGATGTTTAGTTGTTTTAGCGATAATTGGGGAATACGATATGTTTTGATTAAAGTAAAAACCAACAATACAACAGATTTACTTAACCAAATAAAAGAGACATTCAAAAAAGTTGATACGGAAAGAGTTAATTTCCATCTGTTTATAGACGATGTCTGCCGCGATCGATATCAACAGGAAGAAAGATCGCAAATACTAACAGGCTACTCATCGGCACTTTCAATCATTCTGGCTCTATTGGGATTGTATTCCCTTACTTTATTTATGGTACAAAAACGCACCAAGGAAATTGGAATCCGAAAAGTAACAGGTGCCAGTATCAGCCAAATATCATTGTTGCTGTTTTCTAATTTCATAAAATGGATTGCAATAGCCTTTGCCATATCAATACCCGTTTCGTATTACATGATGCAACACTGGCTGGAACAGTTTGCTTATCACATTGCCATTGGTCCGCTCCCATTTGTATTTGCCGGTTTGCTAACTGCAATTTTTGCACTCTTGGTTGTTGGCGGACAAACCTGGAAGGCAGCCAATCAAAATCCGGTTGATTCCTTACGAAGTGAATAG
- a CDS encoding sigma-54 dependent transcriptional regulator, giving the protein MDKRMAGKGKLLIIDDNEELLFALQLFLNSHFAKIDTIKNPNQLLSQLEVDEYDVYLLDMNFKAGINSGNEGLYWLKRILEFDANACVVLITAYGDVELAVKAMKEGAVDFIQKSWDENKILSTLLSALKLRNSKLEIKGLKEKQKQINHQINRNTQFVRGTSKAMTEVFRTVEKVAGTEANVLIVGENGTGKEVIARELHLSSHRKDQVFVSIDLGSLSENLFESELFGSKKGAFTDAKEDRMGRFELASGGTLFLDEIGNIPLHLQTKLLTAIQNKQIVPLGGNTPIDVDVRILAATNCNLFEMVSNGTFREDLLYRLNTIAIELPPLRERIEDIPELADFFLHKYADQYQKGECVFEKSAVKKLSQHSWPGNIREFQHIIEKSVILSETKKLAAVDVLIGEELQLSKKISDSLNLSDNEKFLIEKAIKHTGGNMSLAAKELGINRSTLYDKIRKYDL; this is encoded by the coding sequence ATGGATAAAAGAATGGCTGGAAAAGGAAAGCTTTTAATTATAGATGATAATGAGGAGCTATTGTTTGCTCTGCAATTATTTCTCAACTCTCATTTTGCGAAAATAGATACCATTAAGAATCCCAATCAGTTGCTATCACAGCTTGAAGTGGACGAGTATGATGTTTATTTGTTGGATATGAATTTTAAAGCAGGAATCAATTCGGGAAATGAAGGTTTGTATTGGTTAAAGCGAATATTGGAATTTGATGCAAATGCTTGTGTGGTGTTGATTACAGCTTACGGTGATGTAGAATTGGCGGTGAAAGCAATGAAAGAGGGGGCAGTTGATTTTATTCAGAAATCATGGGACGAAAATAAGATTCTTTCAACCTTGCTGTCGGCTTTAAAATTGCGGAATTCAAAGCTTGAGATAAAAGGATTGAAGGAAAAGCAGAAACAGATCAATCATCAGATCAATAGAAACACTCAATTTGTAAGAGGTACTTCGAAAGCCATGACTGAAGTGTTTCGAACCGTTGAGAAAGTGGCGGGAACCGAGGCGAATGTTTTAATTGTAGGAGAGAATGGCACAGGGAAAGAGGTAATTGCCCGTGAGCTTCATTTGTCCTCGCACCGAAAAGATCAGGTATTTGTAAGTATTGATTTGGGTTCTTTAAGCGAAAACTTATTTGAAAGCGAACTATTTGGTTCTAAAAAAGGCGCATTTACTGATGCAAAAGAAGATCGTATGGGGCGATTTGAATTGGCATCGGGTGGAACACTTTTTCTGGATGAAATCGGAAATATTCCCTTGCATCTGCAAACAAAATTATTGACAGCCATTCAAAACAAACAAATTGTTCCATTGGGTGGAAATACACCAATTGATGTGGATGTTCGCATACTGGCTGCTACCAATTGTAATTTGTTTGAAATGGTGTCTAATGGAACTTTCAGGGAAGATTTGTTGTATCGATTGAATACTATTGCAATAGAATTACCGCCTTTGCGCGAACGGATTGAGGATATTCCTGAATTGGCTGATTTTTTTCTGCATAAATATGCCGATCAGTATCAGAAAGGAGAATGTGTTTTTGAAAAATCAGCAGTAAAGAAACTTTCACAACATTCATGGCCGGGAAATATTCGGGAATTTCAACACATTATCGAAAAATCAGTTATCTTATCCGAAACAAAAAAATTAGCTGCTGTTGATGTATTAATTGGAGAGGAATTGCAATTGTCTAAAAAAATATCAGACAGTCTTAATTTGTCTGATAACGAGAAGTTTTTAATTGAGAAAGCAATAAAGCACACAGGCGGGAATATGAGTCTTGCGGCAAAGGAGTTGGGAATAAACCGATCTACATTGTACGATAAAATTAGAAAGTATGATTTATAA
- the pdxH gene encoding pyridoxamine 5'-phosphate oxidase has translation MKKDIKKLRHEYGEIELNETDINSNPFAQFQIWFKQAIKMKLPDANAMTLATVSADNKPSARILLLKEYNEKGFCFFTNYNSRKGFDIEGNPYGALVFFWPELERQIRIEGKIEKLEPELSDEYFLDRPVGSRTAAAVSPQSDEIENRDTLSLMVEKFKEKNGGEFARPDFWGGYRLIPDLFEFWQGRESRLNDRIEYNLKNKQWEIRRLAP, from the coding sequence ATGAAAAAGGATATTAAAAAACTGAGGCATGAATATGGTGAGATTGAATTAAATGAAACGGATATCAACTCAAATCCATTTGCACAATTTCAAATATGGTTTAAACAGGCAATAAAAATGAAACTTCCTGATGCTAATGCCATGACACTGGCAACGGTATCTGCAGACAACAAACCTTCCGCGCGAATTCTACTATTAAAAGAATATAACGAGAAAGGTTTTTGTTTCTTCACCAATTACAATAGCCGGAAAGGTTTTGATATCGAAGGAAATCCTTATGGCGCACTTGTTTTTTTCTGGCCAGAATTAGAAAGACAAATCCGTATTGAAGGGAAAATTGAAAAATTAGAACCAGAATTGTCTGACGAGTATTTTTTAGACCGACCTGTTGGCAGCCGAACAGCAGCTGCAGTATCGCCGCAAAGTGATGAAATTGAAAACCGGGATACTCTAAGCCTAATGGTTGAAAAATTTAAGGAAAAAAACGGAGGTGAATTTGCCCGACCTGATTTTTGGGGTGGATATCGTCTTATTCCTGATCTTTTTGAGTTTTGGCAAGGACGTGAGAGTCGATTAAATGATCGGATCGAGTACAATCTCAAAAATAAACAATGGGAAATCAGAAGACTTGCTCCATAA
- a CDS encoding ABC transporter ATP-binding protein, protein MIHTKDLSKVFRTEEVETSALQHVNLHIETGEFAAIMGPSGCGKSTLLNIIGLLDNPSTGSYTFNQVEISDKSEKQRTKYRKGNIGFIFQSFNLIDELNVFENVELPLLYMGVPSTQRKEKVVQVLKRMNIDHRAKHFPQQLSGGQQQRVAIARAVVSNPKLILADEPTGNLDSTNGTEVMQLLEELHKEGTTIVMVTHSQSDAEYADRVINLFDGKIVSENRKDPQSHILESAVL, encoded by the coding sequence ATGATACATACCAAAGACTTAAGCAAAGTATTCAGAACCGAAGAAGTTGAAACATCCGCCTTGCAGCATGTAAACTTACATATAGAAACCGGTGAATTTGCTGCCATTATGGGACCATCCGGTTGTGGAAAATCAACACTCTTAAATATTATTGGTTTGTTGGATAATCCCAGCACTGGAAGCTATACTTTTAATCAAGTAGAAATTTCTGACAAAAGTGAAAAACAACGCACCAAATACCGAAAAGGAAACATCGGCTTTATTTTCCAGAGTTTTAACCTGATTGATGAACTAAATGTATTTGAAAATGTAGAGTTACCTCTACTCTATATGGGAGTTCCATCGACACAAAGGAAAGAAAAAGTAGTGCAGGTATTGAAACGCATGAACATTGATCACCGTGCAAAACATTTTCCTCAACAACTTTCGGGCGGACAACAGCAAAGAGTTGCGATAGCAAGAGCTGTAGTTTCGAATCCGAAACTAATTTTGGCCGATGAGCCTACGGGAAATCTCGATTCGACCAACGGCACAGAAGTTATGCAATTGCTCGAAGAATTGCACAAAGAAGGAACTACTATTGTAATGGTTACCCACTCGCAAAGCGATGCGGAATATGCAGACCGGGTGATCAATCTATTCGATGGAAAAATAGTTTCGGAAAACAGAAAAGACCCGCAATCACATATCCTCGAATCAGCAGTTTTATAA
- a CDS encoding PfkB family carbohydrate kinase has translation MRKVYAIGDCVLDLFFENDTPVEAKPGGSFLNSAVSLSRLGINIALISELGIDRVGTQIKNFLSANGVDVKHISYFSDTNSNLALAFLDKNKNADYTFYKTRKGLPNTIVFPNDVQKDDIVLFGSFLAIKKEFRSALLTFLRECKERGALIIYDPNFRSQHLPMLPEVLPFIKENMALANVVKASNEDFELICKLKNSDQAYKWLNEFSDAILIYTANKQGLSIYNQQKYFFEVPPINPISTVGAGDTVNAAIAFVFVRDGIKTSDLVSLSQEQINELAAIAITFSQDVCMIYDNFLPIATANKYRL, from the coding sequence ATGAGAAAAGTATATGCTATCGGAGATTGTGTATTGGATTTATTCTTTGAGAATGACACTCCGGTTGAAGCAAAACCAGGTGGATCTTTCTTAAATTCAGCGGTTTCTTTGAGTCGGTTAGGGATCAATATAGCATTGATAAGTGAGCTGGGAATTGATAGGGTTGGCACTCAGATTAAAAATTTCTTATCTGCCAATGGTGTGGATGTTAAACATATATCCTATTTTTCAGATACCAATTCGAACTTGGCACTGGCTTTTCTCGATAAAAATAAAAATGCTGATTATACTTTCTATAAGACTAGAAAAGGACTGCCCAATACAATTGTGTTTCCCAACGATGTTCAAAAGGATGATATTGTTCTTTTTGGATCTTTTTTGGCCATAAAAAAGGAATTTCGCTCTGCTTTACTTACATTTTTGCGTGAATGCAAAGAGAGAGGGGCTTTAATAATTTACGATCCAAATTTCAGATCTCAGCACCTGCCTATGTTGCCGGAAGTTTTGCCATTTATAAAAGAGAATATGGCTTTGGCAAATGTGGTAAAAGCGTCTAATGAAGATTTTGAATTAATTTGTAAGTTGAAGAACTCAGATCAGGCCTACAAGTGGCTGAATGAGTTTTCTGATGCGATACTGATTTATACCGCAAACAAACAGGGATTATCCATTTACAATCAGCAGAAGTATTTCTTTGAAGTTCCTCCAATAAATCCCATTAGCACTGTGGGGGCAGGAGATACGGTAAATGCTGCAATTGCCTTTGTTTTTGTCCGTGATGGAATTAAAACTTCCGATCTTGTTTCTCTTTCGCAAGAACAAATAAATGAGCTTGCAGCCATTGCAATAACATTTTCGCAGGATGTTTGTATGATTTATGATAATTTTTTACCGATTGCAACAGCTAATAAATACCGGTTATAA
- a CDS encoding HAMP domain-containing sensor histidine kinase: MIYKRFYVWIVAQIILLSLTPVLFWFLLSKEYMVVTTYSLMVLWVLQVVYLIWYINKTNRDLSRFFAAFQYQDSTLVFNQHKKDKAFQKLHQSFNGIINAFGKVKIEKEKDFVFFQNTVELVGVGLLAFDHKGNVRLCNKAFKELFLVKEFQNISDLVCIDGEFPDFLFRVKTGTQKLRKYLVKNRILKLAVKAVDFRLEDDCIKLIAFQDIKNAIDQGEMDAMHKLIRVFTHEIMNSVSPISMLSGSLIDLYEKNGDQACKELLSEGAISNTLMGLKTIRKRSKGLIAFVDEYKNLTQLPKPHFELFSVEKLFSHIDSLFKEEFKTENIEFTTHLQDSQQELIADEKLISQVLINLIRNSIEALKNTESKSISISTGQGNPVNFIIVRDNGMGISDDVIDTIFTPFFTTKEKGSGIGLNLSRQIMRLHGGTISARSKPDRLTEFSLQF, translated from the coding sequence ATGATTTATAAAAGATTCTATGTTTGGATAGTTGCACAAATCATTTTGTTATCGCTTACGCCAGTTTTGTTCTGGTTTTTACTCTCAAAAGAGTACATGGTGGTAACTACTTACAGCCTTATGGTTTTGTGGGTTTTACAGGTTGTATATCTGATTTGGTATATCAATAAAACGAATCGTGATTTGTCCCGGTTTTTTGCAGCTTTTCAATATCAGGATTCAACATTGGTATTTAACCAGCATAAAAAAGATAAAGCTTTTCAAAAACTGCATCAAAGTTTTAATGGTATTATTAATGCATTCGGGAAAGTAAAAATTGAAAAGGAAAAAGATTTTGTTTTCTTTCAAAATACGGTAGAATTAGTGGGGGTTGGATTGTTGGCTTTCGATCACAAAGGGAATGTAAGGTTGTGCAACAAAGCATTTAAGGAACTCTTTCTGGTTAAGGAATTTCAGAATATTTCAGACTTGGTTTGTATTGATGGTGAGTTCCCGGATTTTTTATTTCGGGTGAAGACAGGGACTCAAAAGCTCAGGAAATATTTGGTGAAAAACCGAATTTTAAAATTGGCGGTTAAGGCTGTTGATTTTCGTTTGGAAGATGACTGTATCAAATTGATTGCTTTTCAGGATATAAAAAATGCAATCGATCAGGGTGAAATGGATGCAATGCATAAATTGATTCGTGTTTTTACGCATGAAATTATGAATTCGGTAAGTCCAATATCAATGTTATCGGGTAGTTTAATCGATTTGTATGAGAAAAACGGAGATCAGGCCTGCAAGGAGTTGTTAAGCGAAGGAGCTATTTCCAATACGCTGATGGGATTGAAAACGATTCGTAAAAGAAGTAAAGGCTTAATTGCTTTTGTTGATGAATACAAGAATTTAACACAGCTTCCGAAACCGCATTTTGAATTGTTTTCCGTTGAAAAATTATTTTCACATATCGATTCTTTGTTTAAGGAAGAGTTTAAAACAGAAAATATTGAATTTACAACCCATCTTCAGGATTCTCAGCAAGAGTTGATTGCTGATGAAAAGCTAATTTCTCAAGTCTTGATTAATTTGATCCGGAATTCGATTGAGGCGCTCAAAAACACAGAATCCAAGTCAATTTCGATTTCAACAGGGCAGGGAAATCCGGTTAACTTTATTATTGTTAGGGATAACGGCATGGGAATCTCCGATGATGTGATTGATACTATTTTTACGCCTTTTTTTACTACAAAGGAGAAAGGTTCTGGGATCGGTTTAAATCTTTCCAGACAAATTATGAGGTTGCACGGGGGAACAATATCAGCTCGTTCGAAACCAGATCGGCTTACAGAGTTTTCTCTTCAGTTTTAA
- a CDS encoding adenylate kinase, whose translation MLNIALFGPPGAGKGTQSEFLINKYNLFYISTGDLLRKEIVNKSKLGLEAQSIIASGGLVSDEIIVQIIEKTITENPDSNGFLFDGFPRTYIQAYILEGLMIKLNTSLNCLISLDVDEEVSVSRLLTRGKTSGRTDDNEVVIRNRLKEYSDKTLPVLQFYKDKGVYFGLKGDLSIEEVNLSIQKIIKDELSKSLFNLVLFGYPGSGRGSQGIALAKKYDLEYLATGQMLDQEIQKGTEIGKRIIDLYENGELVPDEIVVQLIEKKIANSNGVNGFIFKGFPRTLVQSYILDGLLKKHGSAISQIIEIEVPTLELISRLDKRSKTDRCMPYDNNTSKIVKRLQEHEIKTVPVIEKYNQLHGVLKIDGVGEFDEVFDRICEKIKNSI comes from the coding sequence ATGTTAAATATTGCATTGTTTGGTCCTCCAGGTGCTGGAAAAGGCACTCAATCTGAATTTCTAATTAATAAGTACAATCTTTTCTATATTTCAACAGGTGATTTGCTGCGAAAGGAGATTGTGAATAAAAGTAAGTTAGGTCTCGAAGCACAAAGCATTATAGCTTCGGGTGGTTTGGTTTCTGATGAGATCATCGTTCAGATTATTGAGAAAACCATAACGGAAAATCCGGATTCGAATGGGTTTTTGTTTGACGGCTTCCCCAGAACCTATATTCAGGCTTATATTTTGGAAGGATTGATGATAAAGCTAAATACCTCATTGAATTGCCTGATTAGTTTGGACGTAGATGAAGAGGTTTCCGTTTCGAGATTACTAACTAGAGGAAAGACATCGGGAAGGACAGATGATAATGAAGTTGTAATTCGTAACAGACTAAAAGAATATAGTGATAAAACACTTCCTGTTTTGCAGTTTTACAAAGACAAAGGCGTTTATTTTGGATTGAAAGGGGATCTGTCAATTGAGGAGGTAAATCTGAGTATACAGAAAATTATTAAAGACGAATTGAGTAAGAGTCTGTTCAACTTGGTGTTATTTGGTTATCCTGGCTCAGGAAGAGGATCGCAGGGAATTGCTTTGGCCAAAAAATATGACTTGGAATACCTTGCTACAGGTCAAATGCTCGATCAGGAAATTCAGAAAGGTACCGAAATAGGAAAACGAATTATTGATTTGTATGAAAACGGGGAACTGGTGCCCGACGAGATTGTGGTGCAATTAATTGAAAAGAAAATTGCAAACTCGAACGGAGTGAATGGATTCATTTTTAAGGGATTTCCACGAACATTGGTTCAATCGTACATTTTAGATGGTTTGTTGAAAAAACATGGTTCTGCTATTTCTCAGATTATTGAAATTGAGGTACCAACATTGGAACTAATCAGCCGGCTGGATAAAAGAAGTAAAACCGATCGGTGCATGCCATACGATAACAACACCTCTAAAATTGTGAAACGCCTGCAGGAACATGAAATTAAAACCGTACCCGTAATTGAAAAATACAATCAGTTGCATGGTGTTTTGAAAATAGATGGCGTTGGTGAGTTCGATGAGGTCTTTGATCGGATATGTGAAAAAATAAAGAATAGTATTTAA
- a CDS encoding NapC/NirT family cytochrome c produces the protein MKLPKSSYNWTSILGASIAIIAFFLIVFFFVISVLFDQGSSYMGLIIYIVLPIFMVIGMLLIPIGMLIQIRRNKKQMFISEDMKWPRVDLNDQKHRNAFSLFVIISFIFLFLSSIGSYEAFVYSESVPFCGTLCHSVMEPEYVTYQKSAHAKVACVECHVGEGADWYMRSKLSGLYQVYAVTVNNFPRPIPTPLANLRPARETCEHCHWPEKFYPNRIKNEQHFLADENNTEWNIQLTMKTGPDHHTQKLSEGIHWHINPNVKIEFMSADNKSEYIQWVKYTNKATGEVHIFEDTMMEPDSTFFADGKLHEMDCMDCHNRPSHGYLSPPDFVDAAMSSKEVDPQIPYIKLAAMEALKGTYSTKDSADLLIAQTVLNFYKENYPDKGAEHEANILKAIEGIKIAYHENTFPEMNVRWDVYPNHKSHMETQGCFRCHDNNHSTKDGRIISKDCNLCHSITAQGKPDSLQMAFTNQKMEFIHPVDIGTDWKEYSCVDCHAYLYP, from the coding sequence ATGAAACTACCTAAATCTTCGTACAATTGGACCTCCATTTTAGGAGCAAGTATAGCCATAATTGCCTTTTTCCTGATCGTTTTCTTCTTTGTTATTTCTGTCCTCTTCGATCAGGGAAGTTCTTATATGGGCTTAATTATCTATATTGTATTACCCATATTTATGGTAATCGGAATGCTGTTGATCCCGATTGGTATGTTGATTCAAATTCGCAGAAATAAGAAACAAATGTTTATTTCTGAGGATATGAAATGGCCTCGGGTAGATTTAAATGATCAAAAACACAGAAATGCTTTTTCTCTTTTCGTAATCATAAGCTTCATTTTCCTTTTTCTCTCCTCCATAGGTAGTTACGAAGCCTTTGTTTACAGCGAGTCAGTGCCATTCTGCGGTACTCTTTGCCATTCGGTTATGGAACCTGAATATGTTACCTATCAAAAATCTGCTCATGCTAAAGTAGCCTGTGTAGAATGTCATGTTGGCGAAGGAGCCGATTGGTACATGCGTTCGAAATTAAGTGGTTTGTATCAGGTATATGCTGTTACGGTTAATAATTTTCCTCGTCCGATCCCTACTCCTCTGGCTAATTTACGACCTGCCAGAGAAACCTGTGAGCACTGCCATTGGCCTGAAAAATTTTATCCGAACAGAATTAAAAATGAGCAGCACTTTCTGGCTGATGAAAATAATACCGAATGGAACATCCAGCTTACCATGAAAACCGGACCTGACCATCACACACAAAAACTAAGCGAAGGAATTCACTGGCACATTAATCCAAATGTGAAAATTGAGTTTATGTCGGCAGATAATAAATCTGAATACATTCAGTGGGTTAAATATACCAATAAAGCCACAGGAGAAGTGCACATTTTCGAAGATACAATGATGGAACCTGACAGTACATTTTTTGCGGATGGTAAATTGCATGAAATGGATTGTATGGACTGTCACAACCGCCCGTCGCACGGCTATTTATCTCCTCCTGACTTTGTAGATGCTGCCATGTCTTCGAAGGAAGTTGATCCGCAAATTCCGTATATAAAATTGGCTGCAATGGAGGCATTAAAAGGCACTTATTCAACCAAGGACAGTGCTGATTTACTAATTGCACAAACAGTTCTCAATTTCTACAAAGAGAATTATCCTGATAAAGGTGCAGAGCATGAAGCTAATATATTAAAAGCGATAGAAGGCATTAAAATTGCCTATCATGAAAATACATTTCCTGAGATGAATGTTCGTTGGGATGTATATCCTAACCACAAAAGCCATATGGAAACACAAGGTTGCTTCCGCTGTCACGACAACAATCACAGTACAAAGGATGGTAGAATAATTTCCAAAGACTGCAATCTCTGTCACTCCATTACTGCTCAGGGAAAACCTGATTCTTTACAAATGGCTTTTACCAATCAAAAAATGGAATTTATCCATCCTGTTGATATTGGTACCGACTGGAAAGAGTACTCCTGTGTAGATTGTCACGCATATCTTTATCCATAA
- a CDS encoding putative zinc-binding protein, with product MENRSGGCDEKSTKVVFACSGAADVGELTDLVARKLQKKGKAQMKCLAFVGAGITEMIDSVKGAKILVIDGCPKDCGKLVMCKNEFTDFTHLRLTDLGYVKGETPADAHNVDAVYEVACTIL from the coding sequence ATGGAAAATAGATCTGGTGGATGTGATGAAAAAAGTACGAAAGTGGTTTTTGCGTGCTCAGGTGCAGCCGATGTTGGTGAATTAACCGATTTGGTTGCGAGGAAACTTCAAAAAAAAGGGAAAGCCCAAATGAAATGCCTTGCCTTTGTGGGAGCTGGGATTACTGAGATGATAGATTCTGTTAAGGGAGCAAAAATTTTGGTGATTGATGGTTGCCCTAAGGATTGTGGGAAATTGGTTATGTGTAAAAATGAATTCACAGATTTCACACATTTGCGTTTAACAGATTTAGGATATGTCAAGGGAGAAACTCCTGCTGATGCACACAATGTTGATGCAGTTTACGAAGTGGCATGTACTATTCTGTAA